From one Bifidobacterium sp. WK012_4_13 genomic stretch:
- the alsE gene encoding D-allulose 6-phosphate 3-epimerase produces the protein MNNEQHRTIQLSPSLMTMDLDKFTEQITFLNSKVNSYHVDIMDGHFVPNITLSPWFIEQVRKVSSLPLSAHMMVTDAPFWVKQLIAVKCDYICFPSEVANGVAFSMIDDIHAAGLKAGVVLNPETQVDIIKPYLDILDKVTIMTIDPGFAGQRFLESTLSKIVELRQIRDEMGLSYHIEMDGSTNLKHWKMIADAKPDVYVIGRSGLFGLTDNIEDSWSQMVDEYERSTGYRFDNGVFRSDD, from the coding sequence ATGAATAATGAACAACACAGAACGATTCAACTCTCACCTTCATTGATGACCATGGATCTCGACAAGTTCACAGAGCAGATCACGTTCTTGAACTCCAAGGTGAATTCGTATCATGTCGATATCATGGACGGCCATTTCGTTCCGAACATCACACTGTCGCCCTGGTTCATCGAGCAGGTCAGAAAAGTGTCATCGCTGCCGCTGTCCGCCCATATGATGGTCACCGATGCCCCATTCTGGGTGAAGCAGTTGATCGCTGTGAAATGTGACTATATCTGCTTCCCCTCTGAAGTCGCCAACGGCGTTGCGTTCAGCATGATCGATGACATTCATGCGGCTGGGCTCAAGGCTGGTGTCGTTCTCAATCCGGAAACCCAGGTCGACATCATCAAGCCATATCTCGATATTCTTGACAAGGTCACCATTATGACGATTGATCCGGGATTCGCGGGCCAACGATTCCTGGAAAGCACACTGTCGAAAATTGTCGAACTACGACAGATACGTGACGAGATGGGATTGTCGTATCACATAGAAATGGATGGTTCCACGAACCTGAAGCATTGGAAGATGATTGCCGATGCGAAGCCTGACGTGTATGTCATCGGCCGAAGCGGGCTCTTCGGGCTCACCGACAACATTGAAGATTCTTGGTCGCAAATGGTCGACGAGTATGAGCGAAGCACAGGATATCGCTTTGACAACGGTGTCTTTCGTTCCGACGATTGA
- a CDS encoding HPr family phosphocarrier protein produces MNKQFDFVITDPNGIHARPAGLLVQKAQECKSKVTILFKDKHVDAKRIFSVLGMGASQGDTLTFEVEGEDAEQAASQLQAFLKESL; encoded by the coding sequence ATGAACAAGCAATTTGATTTCGTAATAACAGATCCCAATGGCATTCACGCCCGTCCAGCTGGACTGCTCGTGCAGAAGGCTCAGGAATGCAAATCCAAAGTCACCATCCTCTTCAAAGACAAGCACGTCGATGCTAAACGAATATTCAGCGTCCTCGGCATGGGCGCATCACAGGGCGATACCTTAACGTTTGAAGTCGAAGGCGAAGATGCGGAGCAGGCAGCGTCCCAGTTGCAAGCCTTCCTGAAGGAGTCGCTATGA
- the ptsP gene encoding phosphoenolpyruvate--protein phosphotransferase: protein MRTMKGVGVSPGVAIGEVRFITGAETVERSTVDDVDAEIRRLHLAMDTAIVQLNALHDETARNLGEDKAELFRSHALMVKDPDFVEQIESIIRSHVNAEFAVHEAGEHFASVFADMDSAYMKERASDVRDVAQRVIAILEGKSTANGPDDASKLIIAAENLAPSQTAQLNRNAVMGFVTAQGSSNSHTAILARTMGLPAIIGVGDALSNDVDGRMMLVDGSTGEVVIDPDQKTMEEFKARREEYLDHVRMLNALKGKKTVTHSGQAVRLYANIGRPSDMDAVLGNDAEGIGLFRSEFLYLESDDFPSEDRQFAAYREVAEKMGGKHVIVRTLDIGADKQVDYFGLQAEDNPALGYRAIRICLTEPDIFKVQLRAILRASAFGNIAIMLPMITSVQEVQDARAIIEEVKTTLNDEHVKFNKDIQVGIMIETPASVIMAEELAQVVDFFSIGTNDLTQYTLACDRQNPHLKRFADPHSPAVLRMIEMAVTAAHRHHIWCGICGELGADPSLTETFLKIGVDELSVSPGSILLLRKAITQA from the coding sequence ATGAGAACCATGAAAGGAGTTGGAGTTTCGCCGGGCGTAGCAATAGGTGAAGTGCGGTTCATCACTGGAGCAGAGACTGTTGAACGCAGTACTGTCGATGACGTTGATGCAGAGATCAGGCGTTTGCACCTGGCCATGGATACGGCCATCGTCCAGCTCAATGCGCTGCATGACGAGACTGCCAGGAATCTTGGTGAAGACAAGGCCGAGCTGTTTCGCTCGCATGCATTGATGGTCAAGGATCCGGATTTTGTCGAGCAGATAGAGTCCATCATCCGAAGCCATGTCAATGCCGAATTCGCAGTGCATGAGGCGGGAGAGCATTTTGCTTCGGTCTTTGCAGATATGGACAGTGCGTATATGAAAGAGCGCGCGAGTGATGTTCGAGACGTGGCTCAACGAGTCATTGCCATATTGGAGGGGAAAAGCACTGCCAATGGCCCAGATGATGCGAGCAAGCTGATCATTGCAGCTGAAAACCTTGCTCCCAGTCAGACGGCTCAGCTGAACAGGAATGCGGTCATGGGGTTTGTCACCGCACAGGGGAGCAGCAACTCTCATACTGCGATTCTTGCGCGCACCATGGGCCTTCCGGCGATCATTGGTGTGGGCGATGCTTTAAGCAATGATGTCGATGGTCGCATGATGCTGGTTGACGGTTCAACCGGTGAAGTCGTCATTGACCCAGATCAGAAGACAATGGAGGAATTTAAGGCACGTCGTGAAGAATATCTCGATCATGTGCGCATGCTGAATGCTCTGAAGGGAAAGAAGACGGTTACGCATTCCGGCCAAGCGGTCAGATTATATGCAAACATCGGCCGACCTTCCGATATGGATGCCGTCCTTGGCAACGATGCAGAGGGGATCGGGTTGTTCCGCAGTGAATTCCTCTATCTGGAAAGCGATGACTTTCCAAGCGAAGACAGGCAATTTGCCGCATATCGGGAGGTCGCCGAAAAGATGGGTGGCAAGCACGTCATCGTTCGAACCTTGGATATCGGTGCAGACAAGCAGGTCGATTACTTCGGTCTTCAAGCGGAAGACAATCCGGCACTAGGATATCGGGCGATTCGCATCTGTCTGACCGAACCCGACATATTCAAGGTGCAGCTACGGGCAATCCTGCGAGCGTCAGCGTTTGGCAACATCGCAATCATGCTCCCAATGATCACTTCAGTGCAAGAAGTTCAGGATGCTCGAGCGATCATCGAAGAGGTCAAGACAACATTGAACGATGAGCATGTAAAGTTCAACAAGGATATCCAAGTGGGCATAATGATCGAGACCCCAGCGTCTGTGATCATGGCCGAAGAATTGGCGCAAGTGGTTGATTTCTTCTCAATCGGAACGAATGACCTCACCCAATACACCCTGGCATGCGATCGTCAGAACCCTCATCTCAAACGCTTTGCAGACCCACATTCTCCAGCCGTGCTTCGCATGATAGAGATGGCAGTCACAGCGGCACATCGTCACCACATCTGGTGCGGCATATGCGGAGAGCTTGGAGCGGATCCTTCCCTGACTGAGACTTTTCTTAAGATCGGGGTCGATGAACTGTCGGTGTCTCCTGGCAGCATCCTTCTCCTAAGGAAAGCCATCACACAAGCGTGA
- a CDS encoding TetR/AcrR family transcriptional regulator, with protein MGDTGGSQENHRQRNPQHTRQTLLRAACRLFSIHGFSSTTMRQIAEDAHVSVGLVNRYFDSKEKLFRECLREAAKGLQSINENASDKGVPGDMSALARAISQQVTSSAWGHEGDLLLLLVRSSGDPGIERLRAEAFTEMASRILHSADGSHSDKGALRAQIVLAAAVGMVILRSAKAFDPLSGITSEALAEPMQDLLSAMFVPEEHLESGE; from the coding sequence ATGGGCGATACTGGCGGTTCACAAGAGAATCATCGACAACGGAACCCGCAACATACCAGGCAGACTCTGCTCAGGGCGGCGTGCAGGCTCTTCTCCATTCATGGGTTCTCTTCGACGACCATGCGTCAGATAGCCGAAGACGCGCATGTGAGCGTGGGGCTGGTGAATCGCTATTTCGATTCGAAGGAAAAACTGTTTCGAGAGTGCCTGCGAGAAGCGGCGAAAGGCTTGCAAAGCATCAACGAGAACGCTTCGGATAAGGGCGTTCCGGGAGATATGTCCGCACTTGCGAGAGCGATAAGTCAACAGGTCACGAGTTCAGCCTGGGGGCATGAGGGAGACCTGCTGTTGCTGCTCGTGCGTTCATCTGGAGATCCTGGAATTGAGCGATTGCGAGCTGAGGCTTTCACTGAAATGGCCAGCAGGATCCTGCATTCCGCCGACGGCTCGCACTCAGACAAGGGAGCTCTGCGCGCTCAGATCGTGCTTGCAGCTGCCGTCGGCATGGTTATTCTCCGGTCTGCCAAGGCCTTCGACCCTCTCTCGGGAATCACGTCCGAAGCATTGGCCGAGCCGATGCAAGATTTGCTGTCGGCCATGTTTGTTCCAGAAGAACATCTCGAAAGCGGCGAGTAA
- a CDS encoding MFS transporter: MAQLSTTPAERGKASTTHISTVMLVVSLSLGGVAFAILQSLVSPALPVIAKELSVSTADISWVLTAYLLSASVCTPILGKLGDMIGKRRVLLAVLIALALGSALSGIASSFAVLILGRVLQGAAGAILPLSIGIARDLLPAKQVGVTVGLLSALFGIGGGLGIVLAGPIVDNLSWNWLFWFPLILVLLAIAGAVFMIPESRARATGKLDWIGTIILSAGLVTLLLGINKGGEWGWHSAQTLISILGGVVCIAVFVFVELPSRNPLINMHLLKLRGVWTTNIVGLAFGFLMYGTFLIVPTLLQLPTKLGYGFGETTTQAGFVFLPTAIAMLLFGPVSGWLGKRLSPRLPLILGSIVITFGFLIPALGHGQLWQIILSCILTGAGVGLAFAAMSNVIIGAVPAENTAEATSVNTIVRTIGGGIGTAVLAATLSSHTIAGGIPTDSAFTLTFWICTGIGLVATIISLAVPRQSSEIH; this comes from the coding sequence ATGGCACAACTCAGTACTACCCCAGCCGAACGCGGCAAAGCTTCGACCACTCATATCAGCACCGTCATGCTCGTGGTGTCGTTATCGTTGGGAGGCGTCGCCTTTGCGATATTGCAGTCACTCGTATCACCGGCGTTGCCCGTCATCGCCAAAGAGCTGAGTGTCAGCACCGCAGACATTAGCTGGGTGCTGACGGCGTATTTGCTTTCAGCGTCCGTGTGCACGCCAATTCTCGGAAAACTCGGAGACATGATTGGCAAACGCCGGGTGCTTCTTGCCGTTCTGATCGCATTGGCGTTGGGGTCGGCGCTATCAGGAATAGCATCGTCGTTCGCGGTGCTGATACTCGGCAGAGTCCTTCAAGGAGCTGCTGGAGCGATTTTGCCACTGTCTATCGGCATTGCCCGTGATTTACTTCCAGCCAAGCAGGTTGGCGTCACGGTGGGATTGCTTTCCGCGCTCTTCGGCATTGGCGGAGGATTGGGAATCGTACTCGCTGGTCCGATCGTAGACAATCTGTCTTGGAACTGGCTGTTCTGGTTCCCGCTCATACTTGTGCTTCTCGCAATTGCAGGTGCAGTGTTCATGATTCCAGAATCCCGCGCGAGAGCAACCGGAAAGCTTGATTGGATTGGCACGATCATCCTCTCGGCAGGTCTCGTGACCCTGTTGTTGGGCATCAACAAAGGTGGAGAGTGGGGATGGCATTCGGCTCAGACGCTCATATCGATTCTCGGCGGGGTGGTGTGCATCGCGGTCTTCGTTTTCGTTGAGCTCCCGTCGAGAAATCCTCTGATCAACATGCACTTGTTGAAACTTCGTGGAGTCTGGACAACGAATATCGTCGGCCTAGCTTTTGGATTCCTGATGTACGGGACCTTCCTCATCGTCCCAACCCTGCTGCAACTGCCGACAAAGCTCGGCTATGGTTTTGGAGAAACAACCACTCAGGCGGGCTTCGTGTTTCTTCCAACCGCCATTGCCATGCTGCTCTTCGGACCGGTATCAGGATGGCTAGGAAAACGGCTCTCGCCCAGACTGCCGTTGATTCTTGGCTCAATTGTCATTACCTTCGGATTCCTCATTCCTGCTCTCGGACATGGACAACTCTGGCAGATCATTCTTTCCTGCATTCTCACAGGGGCGGGCGTAGGACTTGCCTTCGCGGCGATGTCTAACGTCATCATCGGTGCAGTGCCCGCAGAAAATACAGCAGAGGCAACGAGCGTCAACACCATTGTCAGAACCATAGGCGGCGGCATCGGTACGGCCGTGCTCGCAGCAACGCTCTCTTCGCATACCATCGCCGGAGGAATTCCGACTGATTCAGCGTTCACGCTCACTTTCTGGATATGCACGGGCATAGGACTCGTGGCGACAATCATCAGTCTTGCCGTGCCGAGGCAAAGCTCCGAAATTCACTGA
- a CDS encoding InlB B-repeat-containing protein has protein sequence MKHNGIEPHNKWIAFLTVILGVALVLAFAIAVTLSLDDHEGQNDRGVNITLRFEANGGSGSGPVTSTHFSEDTPKAPKNTFTRRGYTFIGWSSERDACTSYKFMTEPGEELEFDDATPGESFTYYAHWLKKGYSKGDSFAIRRGNTYYLYGSLHAGKADKVITFGKASDQVLVGDWNADGTDTLAVRRGNRVYATNSSSGGKATKVFTFGKPNDTVQSGNWEGFSRSALALRRGNTYEFTSELGGEIYQKSAFGKPTDQVYVGAWAPYDSDSLALRRGNTYYVTDSGEKTTRISFGRPTDTVLTGDWNGTNGSDDFAVRRGNTYYFYTPLHSGKADRVITFGGPTDTILVGHWF, from the coding sequence ATGAAGCATAATGGGATCGAACCGCATAACAAGTGGATTGCGTTTCTGACGGTCATTCTTGGAGTTGCTCTCGTTCTGGCGTTTGCCATTGCCGTGACATTGTCTTTGGATGATCATGAAGGTCAGAACGACCGTGGGGTGAATATCACGCTCAGGTTTGAAGCGAATGGTGGCTCGGGATCAGGTCCGGTCACCTCCACGCATTTCTCTGAAGACACTCCCAAAGCTCCGAAGAACACGTTTACACGTCGTGGTTATACCTTTATTGGCTGGAGTAGTGAACGGGATGCGTGCACGAGTTACAAATTCATGACCGAACCTGGAGAGGAATTGGAATTCGATGATGCAACACCAGGCGAATCCTTCACGTACTATGCGCATTGGTTGAAGAAGGGGTATAGCAAAGGCGATTCTTTCGCCATACGCCGCGGCAACACCTATTACCTGTATGGTTCCTTGCATGCGGGTAAGGCCGATAAGGTCATCACCTTTGGCAAGGCAAGCGATCAGGTTTTGGTAGGGGATTGGAATGCCGATGGCACGGACACCCTCGCGGTGCGGCGTGGCAACAGAGTGTATGCAACCAACAGCTCATCAGGTGGCAAGGCCACCAAGGTGTTCACTTTCGGCAAGCCGAATGACACGGTGCAGTCTGGCAACTGGGAAGGATTTAGTCGAAGTGCTTTGGCATTGCGTCGAGGCAACACCTATGAGTTCACGAGTGAATTAGGCGGCGAAATATATCAGAAGAGTGCTTTCGGCAAGCCAACAGACCAAGTGTACGTGGGCGCCTGGGCTCCCTATGATTCGGATTCGCTGGCCTTGCGTCGCGGAAATACCTATTACGTGACCGACTCTGGGGAGAAAACAACAAGAATCTCGTTCGGTCGGCCCACAGACACTGTTCTCACCGGTGATTGGAACGGCACGAACGGTTCCGACGATTTCGCCGTACGCCGCGGCAACACCTATTATTTCTATACGCCGCTGCATTCAGGCAAGGCAGACAGAGTCATCACATTCGGCGGCCCCACGGATACCATCCTCGTCGGCCACTGGTTCTGA
- a CDS encoding DNA/RNA helicase domain-containing protein: protein MSNFDILKFDVEKDGTINVIGDAQKAHMFMSSYMSGEHFESRDVIYWYWSPTVSYIGQTNDLKRRNEQHFKARPALFSRFSTLFAIYGSAVTDETMNALEAQLIRLYRQDCKKRPSSVKVEVSNKTLGNLSSSTAKVQRDLIPKIWAAMQNFGSKENDVHKYVYDDVQSVLNSLLYKYSVFNKLSAEQENIVDTIVTNPDKNFVIQGLAGTGKTALLTNLAVKIADTMNSGSKSLASEIPMGQKVAVVVKGNWIGNARDIFSNYGNPAISKPKRPDTLWVEQKASDDKYGVVIVDEAQRLVRDYPSDHMFKSWMRDSTCPYDNELDIVSNSARQTVLLYDCFQSIRPDDIPKDRFDSLTKGFERLYLTEQFRVNPADANHKYSGNDFTNG from the coding sequence ATGTCGAATTTTGACATTCTAAAATTTGATGTAGAAAAAGATGGCACAATCAATGTCATCGGCGATGCTCAGAAAGCTCATATGTTCATGTCGTCATATATGTCTGGCGAGCACTTCGAATCTCGTGATGTGATTTATTGGTATTGGTCGCCTACTGTGTCGTATATCGGGCAAACGAACGATCTCAAACGTAGAAACGAACAGCATTTCAAAGCAAGGCCAGCGCTATTTTCGAGGTTTTCGACACTATTCGCAATTTATGGATCTGCAGTCACTGATGAAACCATGAATGCGCTCGAAGCTCAGCTCATACGGTTATATCGTCAAGACTGCAAAAAAAGGCCCTCGAGCGTCAAAGTGGAAGTTTCCAACAAGACTTTAGGCAACCTAAGTTCGAGCACAGCGAAGGTGCAACGCGATCTTATTCCCAAGATATGGGCAGCAATGCAGAACTTCGGCAGCAAAGAGAACGACGTTCATAAATATGTGTATGACGATGTACAGTCTGTTCTGAACAGTCTTCTTTATAAATACTCGGTTTTCAACAAGTTGTCTGCAGAACAGGAGAATATTGTCGACACTATTGTCACGAACCCTGACAAGAACTTTGTAATTCAAGGACTTGCAGGCACCGGCAAGACAGCATTGCTGACAAATCTTGCTGTGAAGATTGCAGACACAATGAATAGTGGTTCGAAATCGCTTGCATCTGAAATACCTATGGGTCAGAAAGTTGCGGTAGTGGTTAAGGGAAACTGGATTGGCAACGCCAGAGATATCTTTTCAAATTATGGCAATCCGGCTATAAGCAAGCCCAAGCGCCCTGACACACTTTGGGTTGAGCAAAAAGCGAGTGATGACAAATACGGAGTGGTAATCGTTGATGAGGCTCAACGGTTGGTTCGTGACTATCCCAGCGATCATATGTTCAAATCCTGGATGAGGGATTCGACATGCCCATATGATAACGAACTCGATATTGTTAGTAATAGTGCGAGGCAAACCGTTCTGTTGTATGACTGCTTCCAGAGCATTCGGCCCGACGATATCCCAAAAGATCGTTTCGATAGTCTTACCAAGGGATTCGAGCGGCTGTACCTTACCGAGCAGTTCCGTGTAAACCCAGCAGATGCGAATCATAAATATTCCGGGAATGACTTTACCAATGGATAA
- a CDS encoding DNA/RNA helicase domain-containing protein translates to MELDRGEEQRFTFDTGLFNPYEEQDAYPYFGFVDSIKNLFDYTDCMRNLHPHAVNRVIAGYVRKWASSKDPHAYDWQEQNGDVLDQWKWNDHAENWVRPHASSWEKEKKLVSQHDEEIGSIHAIQGEDFNYVGAIIGRDLEVGPDGHLRGNKDNYMDRKGTPSKQEFNEAEFTEYIKHIYFTILMRGIDGVRVYFEDPKVEEFFRVRLGCRARNS, encoded by the coding sequence TTGGAACTCGATCGTGGAGAAGAGCAACGGTTCACATTTGATACTGGGCTTTTCAATCCTTATGAAGAGCAAGATGCATATCCGTACTTTGGATTCGTGGATTCCATCAAGAATCTATTCGATTACACCGATTGCATGCGCAACCTTCATCCACACGCGGTGAACAGAGTAATTGCAGGCTATGTCCGCAAATGGGCAAGCTCGAAAGACCCTCACGCCTATGATTGGCAAGAACAGAACGGGGATGTGCTAGATCAGTGGAAGTGGAACGATCACGCAGAAAACTGGGTTCGTCCACACGCGAGTTCATGGGAGAAAGAAAAGAAACTCGTTTCGCAGCATGATGAGGAAATCGGTTCCATCCATGCAATACAGGGTGAAGACTTCAACTATGTGGGTGCCATAATTGGCCGGGATCTGGAAGTCGGCCCGGATGGGCATCTTCGTGGCAATAAAGACAATTACATGGACCGCAAGGGGACGCCATCAAAGCAAGAGTTCAACGAAGCAGAGTTCACGGAATATATCAAGCATATTTATTTCACGATTCTTATGCGCGGCATTGACGGCGTCCGCGTCTACTTCGAAGACCCGAAGGTCGAGGAATTCTTTAGGGTGAGGCTGGGGTGCAGGGCGAGAAATTCCTGA
- a CDS encoding GIY-YIG nuclease family protein, translating into METIQALPLLGINEQNIDKYAVRLSRVLPGYNPTTVFFNSNGETRDELNNHMFGYRWPGDRRTHRIHGEIVLQFLQIDKFSSSYVFAGAYHVGSVIEKGSGFTIYDWHGQEISDYHAFIGRLVVNYPRKPGYTGMDFRLNKVENAKSFMESMTVESVEASPLTARPFPGYANVRINHAELVSAVNNSQWRTALDNVQGVYLQTDTSNGWHYVGSAYSQQGEHIGILSRWEEYAGGDHTGGNKLLQAIPNASFHIEQYFEYSILEIFDMHAKSQDIINREHWWMKTLSSLHRETDLHPHGYNN; encoded by the coding sequence ATGGAAACGATTCAAGCCCTGCCTTTGCTTGGAATCAACGAACAGAACATTGACAAATATGCAGTTCGTTTGAGCAGGGTTCTACCCGGCTACAATCCAACGACTGTTTTCTTCAATTCCAATGGGGAAACCAGAGACGAGCTCAATAATCACATGTTCGGGTATCGTTGGCCGGGCGACAGGAGGACACACCGGATTCATGGCGAAATTGTACTTCAATTCTTGCAAATCGATAAGTTCAGCTCATCGTATGTTTTTGCTGGAGCATATCATGTTGGCAGCGTCATAGAGAAGGGATCAGGATTCACAATTTATGACTGGCACGGCCAAGAGATATCGGACTATCATGCTTTTATTGGACGCTTAGTTGTAAACTACCCTCGAAAACCAGGTTATACGGGAATGGATTTTCGACTCAATAAAGTCGAGAATGCAAAGAGCTTTATGGAATCAATGACGGTTGAAAGCGTCGAAGCTTCGCCTCTCACTGCGCGGCCCTTCCCAGGCTATGCAAATGTACGAATCAACCATGCTGAACTGGTTTCAGCCGTCAACAACAGTCAGTGGCGCACAGCTTTAGACAACGTTCAAGGTGTGTATTTGCAAACAGACACGTCAAACGGCTGGCATTATGTTGGATCCGCCTATAGTCAGCAGGGAGAACATATCGGCATATTATCCCGTTGGGAAGAGTATGCGGGTGGAGACCACACCGGTGGAAATAAACTGCTGCAAGCTATTCCAAATGCCTCTTTTCACATTGAGCAATACTTCGAGTACTCGATTCTCGAAATATTTGACATGCATGCAAAGAGCCAGGACATTATCAATAGAGAACATTGGTGGATGAAGACCTTGTCTTCGTTGCACCGGGAAACTGATCTGCATCCTCATGGCTACAACAATTAA
- a CDS encoding MFS transporter — protein MKQQDDSKESGKAWIAAWCFAVIMASVTVTTPLWQYYEQRYGFGPTGVSVAFGAMTVGVFIALPLLGGLSDAWGRFRVMSIAIVIDLLATATLLIPGFTPLLLARVLQGCAVALTVSSAPPAIGEALSHDGEKHPALTASISTVANLGGLGFGSLLSATVVSIVGKPFVAPFLAFAVLLCVTLIPCSRLGIRDGNRLSFRVRLPKVPGGNLRAYLGAGLCGLASFAAFSVYASLGPGILHDTFSMHCALAGPILYCSVMACSAIGQLILMRLQLSYRRITGIALFVAGFALVYVALSGHILAVFIVGSLLLGLGSGLVLAEGSRIVTAHSHRETAAASQAGFFMMGYVGMVIPIIVLAALIGAVCITMAFAITGAALSLLVTVGIAATA, from the coding sequence ATGAAGCAACAAGATGACTCGAAGGAATCCGGAAAGGCGTGGATTGCCGCGTGGTGCTTCGCAGTCATCATGGCATCCGTAACCGTTACCACGCCATTATGGCAATACTATGAACAGCGATATGGCTTCGGACCCACAGGGGTCAGCGTGGCGTTCGGGGCCATGACAGTGGGGGTGTTCATAGCGCTGCCGCTGCTTGGTGGACTCTCCGATGCATGGGGAAGATTCCGTGTGATGAGCATTGCCATCGTCATCGACCTCCTCGCAACGGCAACACTGCTCATCCCAGGGTTCACGCCCCTCCTGCTGGCTCGAGTCTTGCAAGGGTGCGCCGTGGCACTCACGGTATCTTCGGCGCCACCGGCAATCGGCGAAGCGCTGTCGCATGACGGAGAAAAGCATCCAGCGCTGACGGCTTCGATCTCCACGGTCGCCAACCTGGGTGGCCTGGGTTTTGGAAGTCTCCTCTCAGCCACCGTGGTTTCCATTGTCGGCAAGCCATTCGTCGCCCCGTTCCTTGCATTCGCAGTGCTGCTCTGCGTAACGCTGATACCCTGCTCGCGGCTTGGAATCAGGGATGGGAACCGGCTCAGCTTCCGCGTGAGGTTGCCTAAGGTACCTGGCGGGAATCTGCGGGCATATCTCGGTGCCGGACTTTGCGGGCTGGCATCATTCGCCGCATTCTCGGTATATGCATCATTGGGCCCCGGAATTCTGCACGACACTTTCTCCATGCATTGCGCGCTCGCTGGTCCCATACTGTATTGTTCGGTGATGGCATGCAGCGCCATAGGACAGCTCATCCTCATGCGCCTGCAACTTTCATACAGACGAATCACCGGCATCGCGCTCTTCGTCGCCGGGTTTGCTCTGGTGTACGTTGCGCTTTCTGGGCACATTCTTGCCGTATTCATCGTCGGCAGTCTGCTGCTCGGCTTGGGGTCAGGACTAGTCTTGGCTGAAGGCTCTCGCATCGTGACCGCACACTCGCACCGCGAAACCGCCGCCGCATCACAGGCTGGCTTCTTCATGATGGGGTATGTCGGCATGGTCATCCCCATAATCGTCCTCGCAGCGCTGATAGGCGCGGTCTGCATCACGATGGCGTTCGCAATCACCGGAGCAGCGCTCTCCCTGCTTGTGACCGTGGGGATCGCTGCAACGGCGTAG
- a CDS encoding MerR family DNA-binding transcriptional regulator: protein MSALSRSAPSERVPSESELEAKAKLLDVPTAQVVPDKSIGEVRELTNLSIDTLRYYEKIGLIDHIARDSSGHRV from the coding sequence ATGAGCGCACTCAGCCGGAGCGCACCAAGCGAGCGCGTACCAAGCGAGAGCGAGTTGGAAGCCAAAGCGAAGCTTCTTGACGTGCCTACTGCGCAGGTGGTGCCCGACAAGTCCATCGGCGAGGTGCGAGAGCTTACCAATCTGAGCATTGACACGCTTCGCTACTACGAGAAAATCGGCTTGATAGATCACATAGCGCGCGATTCCAGCGGACATAGGGTCTAG